The Oscillospiraceae bacterium nucleotide sequence GACCTGCGTGATCACAATGGCGCTGGGGGTCGGCTTATCTTACATCACCCCGAAAATCGTAGGCGTCACAATCGATTCGGTCATCGGAACGCTGGATTTCAATTTGCCGCAGCAGCTTAAAGATTATATCTTACAACTCGGCGGGAGAGATTTTCTGCTGACTCACCTGTTCATCTGCGGTTTGCTCGTTTTTGCGGTCGCGGTGTTTTCCGCCGTGTTCAATTACATACGCAACTATTCGGGCGCTCAACTGGCACAGCATCTTTCTTATAAATTGCGCAAGACACTGTTTGGTCACATCCAACGGCTGCCGTTTTCGTGGCATAAATCCATTCAGACCGGCGACATCATGCAGCGATGCTCGTCCGATGTGGACACGATATGTAATTTTGTTTCAGGTCAGTTTACCGATGTCGTCCGCATCGTCTTTATGCTGGTTATCGCTTATGTGTTGATGTTTTCGATCAATACGAAACTCGCATTGGCCTGTTTGGCATTCGTACCGGTAGTCATCGGTTACTCGGGTGGGTTTTACGGCAGAATCGCAAAACGGTTCCTGTTGGCCGATGAAGCGGAAGGCCGCATGCATGCCATCGCACAGGAGAATTTCACCGGTGTTCGGGTCGTTAAGGCTTTCGGCCGCGAACGGCAGGAGCTTGATCGCTTCATGGCGGGCAACGACGAATACGCCAACCTGTGGATTAAAACCGGCGAACTATTGGGCTGGTATTGGAGCATCGGCGACTTGATCAGTGCTTCTCAAACGGCCTTGCTGTTGATTTACGGTACTTTCCTGACAGTTCACGGTGAAATGAGTCCCGGTGAAATTATCGTTTTCGTCATGTACGGCGGGATGCTGGCATGGCCAATGCGCCGTCTCGGCAGAACCCTCGGTGAGATGAGCAAGGCAGGCGTTTCCATCGGAAGAATTAACGAAATCCTTTCGGTAAAGGCCGAACAGGATGAAGAAACCGATTTATCACCGGAAATCAAGGGCGACATCAAATACGAGCATGTCAATTTCGGGTTTGACAATGCCGAAGTCTTGCGCGATGTTTCGTTCGAGCTCAAAGCCGGTCAAACATTGGCGATCTTGGGAGGAACCGGCAGCGGAAAGTCAACGCTGCTGCACCTGCTGAACCGCCTTTATGACCTCGACGAGGAAAAAGGGCAGGGAAAGATCACGATCGATGGCATCGGCATCAATAAAATCAGTCGCAGACATCTGCGCCGTAATATCGCAATGGTGCTTCAGGAGCCGTTTCTGTTCTCCGATACCATCGATAATAACTTGAAATTGGCTGCGCCTGAAACGACTCATGAGGACATCGAATCGGCGACCTGTACGGCGGAAATTCACAATTCGATTCTCGAATTCCCGAAGGGCTACGAGACCCTGATCGGAGAAAAAGGCGTCACGCTCTCGGGCGGACAGAGACAGCGTGTTGCGATTGCGCGGGCATTGGTTGAAGATGCGCCGGTGCTGGTGTTCGACGATTCGCTCTCTGCGGTTGACGTCGAGACCGACAGCAAGATCCGTTCCGCGCTTAA carries:
- a CDS encoding ABC transporter ATP-binding protein; translated protein: MKNKEQKKKGNFTFLFKIMLGNWRFFWTCVITMALGVGLSYITPKIVGVTIDSVIGTLDFNLPQQLKDYILQLGGRDFLLTHLFICGLLVFAVAVFSAVFNYIRNYSGAQLAQHLSYKLRKTLFGHIQRLPFSWHKSIQTGDIMQRCSSDVDTICNFVSGQFTDVVRIVFMLVIAYVLMFSINTKLALACLAFVPVVIGYSGGFYGRIAKRFLLADEAEGRMHAIAQENFTGVRVVKAFGRERQELDRFMAGNDEYANLWIKTGELLGWYWSIGDLISASQTALLLIYGTFLTVHGEMSPGEIIVFVMYGGMLAWPMRRLGRTLGEMSKAGVSIGRINEILSVKAEQDEETDLSPEIKGDIKYEHVNFGFDNAEVLRDVSFELKAGQTLAILGGTGSGKSTLLHLLNRLYDLDEEKGQGKITIDGIGINKISRRHLRRNIAMVLQEPFLFSDTIDNNLKLAAPETTHEDIESATCTAEIHNSILEFPKGYETLIGEKGVTLSGGQRQRVAIARALVEDAPVLVFDDSLSAVDVETDSKIRSALKKRTKDTTTIIISHRISTLMDADVIMVLSEGKIAEMGNHAELLKLNGIYSSIFNIQSMFEEEMETEVGANGGGNQSK